One Brachybacterium kimchii genomic window carries:
- a CDS encoding FecCD family ABC transporter permease has translation MSSPAAAPSARAPRSGTGTPARPADEAGRDSSHGAGRRSPATHGARPALLIAAVLVILLALCIASLAIGSRPVPPSTVLRVLLDALTHLRGGGSGVRAGSLGLSVQDYAAVSDLRLPRTTIALLAGAALGLAGALIQSLTRNPMAESGILGLNAGAAFAVALAITVLGITSPAGFVWFALLGAFVGTVAVWLIGTAGGAVSPERLTLAGVALGAVLAGITSAMRLTNPQRFSALLVWESGDLSQRGWSLVVPALPFLAVGVVLALLLAPGMNLLALGDDLAVAAGAHLLRIRVLMVLAITLLAGAATVMAGPISFVGLMAPHVARWIVGPDQRRLLPLAMAISAGVMLVADVLARVIIWPSEAPAGIVAAVVGAPVLIVLVRRTRASGL, from the coding sequence ATGAGCAGTCCCGCCGCGGCGCCCTCCGCGCGCGCCCCGCGCTCGGGGACGGGGACCCCAGCACGGCCCGCCGACGAGGCGGGCCGGGACTCGTCCCACGGCGCGGGCCGACGCTCCCCCGCGACCCATGGCGCGCGCCCCGCCCTCCTGATCGCCGCGGTGCTCGTGATCCTGCTGGCGCTGTGCATCGCCTCCCTCGCGATCGGCTCACGTCCGGTCCCGCCGAGCACCGTGCTACGTGTGCTGCTCGATGCGCTCACCCACCTCCGGGGCGGCGGATCGGGCGTCCGGGCGGGATCCCTCGGCCTGAGCGTCCAGGACTACGCGGCCGTGAGCGACCTGCGCCTGCCGCGCACGACGATCGCCCTGCTCGCGGGGGCCGCGCTGGGCCTCGCCGGGGCGCTCATCCAATCCCTCACCCGCAATCCGATGGCGGAGTCGGGGATCCTCGGGCTGAACGCCGGCGCGGCCTTCGCGGTCGCCCTGGCGATCACGGTCCTGGGGATCACGTCGCCGGCGGGCTTCGTCTGGTTCGCGCTGCTCGGCGCCTTCGTGGGGACGGTCGCGGTGTGGCTGATCGGCACGGCGGGCGGGGCCGTCTCCCCCGAGCGGCTCACCCTCGCGGGCGTCGCTCTGGGCGCCGTCCTCGCCGGCATCACCTCGGCGATGCGGCTGACGAACCCGCAGCGGTTCTCGGCGCTGCTGGTCTGGGAGAGCGGCGACCTGTCCCAGCGCGGATGGTCGCTCGTGGTGCCCGCCCTGCCGTTCCTCGCGGTCGGCGTGGTCCTGGCCCTGCTGCTCGCACCGGGCATGAACCTGCTCGCGCTGGGCGACGACCTCGCGGTCGCGGCGGGCGCCCATCTGCTGCGGATCCGGGTGCTCATGGTCCTCGCGATCACGCTGCTCGCGGGTGCGGCGACGGTGATGGCCGGCCCGATCTCCTTCGTCGGCCTGATGGCCCCGCACGTGGCCCGATGGATCGTCGGTCCCGATCAGCGCAGGCTGCTGCCGCTCGCGATGGCGATCTCCGCGGGCGTGATGCTCGTGGCCGACGTGCTGGCGCGCGTGATCATCTGGCCGAGCGAGGCGCCCGCCGGGATCGTCGCGGCCGTCGTCGGCGCCCCCGTTCTCATCGTGCTCGTGCGCCGGACTCGAGCGAGCGGCCTGTGA